A single genomic interval of Ramlibacter sp. harbors:
- the glmU gene encoding bifunctional UDP-N-acetylglucosamine diphosphorylase/glucosamine-1-phosphate N-acetyltransferase GlmU, which yields MTAVDVVIMAAGKGTRMKSRLPKVLHRLAGRALVQHVIDTAACLKARHVVVITGHGAPEVEAALVRWAAAAGTAPPAFVRQEPQLGTGHAVQQALPVLPDDGIALILNGDVPLIEASTLRGLITDCGGKRLALLTVEMPDPSGYGRIIRSGDAVFAIVEHKDADAQQRQIREVYTGVMALPAALLKRWLARLTNDNVQGEYYLTDIVKFAVDDGADVVATRTGDKVQVDGVNSPVQLAELERAYQLRHARALMDQGVRLADPARFDVRGTLGCGQDVEIDVNCVFEGSVSLGDGVRIGANCVIANATILAGAVIHPFTHIDGEKAGVRVGEGALIGPFARLRPGAVLGSEVHIGNFVEVKNSTLAAGAKANHLAYLGDATVGERVNYGAGSITANYDGANKHRTVIEDDVHVGSNCVLVAPVTIGAGGTVGGGSTITKSTPAGALSVARGKQMSIDNWQRPKKATPR from the coding sequence ATGACAGCAGTGGATGTGGTGATCATGGCAGCGGGCAAGGGCACGCGCATGAAAAGCCGGTTGCCCAAAGTGTTGCACCGATTGGCCGGCCGTGCACTGGTGCAGCACGTGATTGACACGGCGGCGTGCCTGAAGGCGCGGCATGTGGTGGTGATCACCGGCCACGGCGCCCCCGAGGTCGAGGCGGCCCTGGTGCGCTGGGCGGCCGCGGCGGGCACTGCGCCGCCCGCCTTTGTGCGCCAGGAGCCGCAGCTGGGCACGGGCCACGCCGTGCAGCAGGCCCTGCCGGTGCTGCCTGATGACGGCATTGCGCTGATCCTCAATGGCGACGTGCCGCTGATCGAGGCGTCCACCTTGCGTGGGCTGATCACCGATTGCGGGGGCAAGCGCCTGGCCCTGCTCACCGTGGAGATGCCGGACCCCTCGGGCTACGGGCGCATCATCCGCTCGGGCGACGCGGTGTTTGCCATCGTGGAACACAAGGACGCCGATGCCCAGCAGCGCCAGATCCGCGAGGTGTACACCGGCGTGATGGCCCTGCCCGCCGCGCTGCTCAAGCGCTGGCTGGCGCGGCTGACCAACGACAACGTGCAGGGGGAGTACTACCTGACCGACATCGTCAAATTTGCCGTGGACGACGGCGCTGACGTGGTGGCCACGCGCACCGGCGACAAGGTCCAGGTGGATGGCGTGAACAGCCCCGTGCAGCTGGCCGAGCTGGAGCGCGCCTACCAGCTGCGCCATGCGCGCGCGCTCATGGACCAGGGCGTGCGGCTGGCCGACCCGGCGCGGTTTGACGTGCGCGGCACGCTGGGCTGCGGCCAGGATGTGGAGATTGACGTCAACTGCGTGTTCGAAGGCAGTGTGTCGCTGGGCGATGGCGTGCGCATCGGCGCCAACTGCGTGATCGCGAACGCCACCATCCTGGCCGGCGCGGTGATCCACCCCTTCACCCACATCGACGGCGAAAAGGCCGGCGTGCGCGTGGGCGAGGGCGCGCTGATTGGCCCGTTTGCGCGCCTGCGTCCCGGTGCCGTGTTGGGCAGCGAGGTGCACATCGGCAATTTCGTGGAAGTGAAGAACTCCACGCTGGCCGCCGGCGCCAAGGCCAATCACCTGGCCTACCTGGGCGACGCCACGGTGGGCGAGCGCGTGAACTACGGCGCCGGCAGCATCACCGCCAACTACGACGGCGCCAACAAGCACCGCACCGTGATCGAGGACGACGTGCACGTGGGCAGCAACTGCGTGCTGGTGGCCCCCGTGACCATCGGCGCTGGGGGCACCGTGGGGGGCGGGTCCACCATCACCAAAAGCACGCCTGCCGGCGCGCTCAGCGTGGCGCGTGGCAAGCAGATGAGCATTGACAACTGGCAGCGGCCGAAGAAGGCGACGCCCCGCTAG
- a CDS encoding Lrp/AsnC family transcriptional regulator, producing the protein MNGSISEQIAVDAIDLRLLDLLQRDASISNQALAERVHVSAPTCLRRIKRLRDAGLIERQIAILSDDRLAPLLGHGLNAIVEITLDRQGAEHLDAFEARVAPDAAVQQCWRVSPGPDFVLVVFADDMPGYLALAQRLFTSDANVRNVKAFFSVKRSKFEPARPLTRGQSERQVA; encoded by the coding sequence ATGAATGGATCAATTTCAGAACAAATAGCCGTCGATGCCATCGACTTGCGTCTGCTGGACCTGCTGCAGCGTGATGCCAGCATCAGCAACCAGGCTCTGGCCGAAAGGGTACATGTCTCCGCGCCCACCTGCCTGCGCCGCATCAAGCGGCTGCGCGATGCAGGCCTGATCGAGCGACAGATCGCCATCCTGAGCGACGACCGGCTGGCCCCCCTGCTGGGCCACGGCCTGAATGCCATCGTGGAAATCACGCTGGACCGACAGGGCGCCGAACACCTGGACGCGTTCGAGGCGCGCGTGGCGCCCGATGCCGCCGTGCAGCAATGCTGGCGCGTGTCACCGGGCCCGGACTTTGTGCTGGTGGTGTTTGCCGATGACATGCCCGGCTACCTGGCGCTGGCGCAGCGCCTGTTCACAAGCGATGCGAACGTGCGGAATGTGAAGGCGTTTTTCAGCGTGAAGCGCTCGAAATTCGAGCCGGCCAGGCCACTGACGCGCGGTCAATCCGAGCGCCAGGTGGCCTGA
- the glmS gene encoding glutamine--fructose-6-phosphate transaminase (isomerizing): protein MCGIVGAVSARNIVPVLVQGLQRLEYRGYDSCGVAVYRSGLQRTRSTARVAELLEQVAADHVEGTTGIAHTRWATHGAPAVHNAHPHFSHGPGVDIAADVPGRAARMALVHNGIIENHDELRAALQAKGYVFASQTDTEVIVHLVDSLYDGDLFEAVKAAVRQLHGAYAIAVFCKDEPHRVVGARAGSPLILGVGADGGETFLASDAMALAGVTDQIVYLEEGDVVDLQLGKYWVVDRAHKPVTRPVKTVLAHSGAAELGPYRHYMQKEIFEQPRATADTLEGVEGITPELFGDGAYRVFKEIDSVLILACGTSYYSGCTAKYWLEGIAGVPTQVEIASEYRYRQSVPNPRTLVVTITQSGETADTLAALRHAQGLGMKHTLTICNVGTSAMVRECELAYITRAGVEIGVASTKAFTTQLAGLFLLTLALAQVKGRLSEDDEAGHLKAMRHLPAALQAVLALEPQIISWAEDFAGKQNALFLGRGLHYPIAMEGALKLKEITYIHAEAYAAGELKHGPLALVTSEMPVVTVAPNDTLLEKLKSNLQEVRARGGVLYVLADADTRIESGEGMHVIRMPEHYGPLSPLLHVVPLQLLAYHTAVARGTDVDKPRNLAKSVTVE from the coding sequence ATGTGTGGCATCGTCGGCGCGGTCTCCGCGCGCAACATCGTTCCCGTTCTTGTCCAGGGCCTGCAGCGGCTCGAATACCGGGGCTATGACTCCTGCGGGGTCGCGGTCTACCGCAGTGGCCTGCAGCGCACGCGCAGCACGGCCCGCGTGGCTGAACTGCTCGAGCAGGTGGCGGCCGACCATGTGGAGGGCACCACCGGCATCGCCCATACGCGCTGGGCCACGCACGGCGCGCCGGCCGTGCACAACGCCCACCCGCATTTCAGCCATGGACCGGGGGTTGACATCGCAGCCGACGTGCCCGGTCGGGCGGCTCGCATGGCCCTGGTGCACAACGGCATCATCGAGAACCACGACGAATTGCGCGCCGCATTGCAGGCCAAGGGGTATGTGTTCGCCAGCCAGACGGATACCGAGGTCATCGTTCACCTGGTCGACAGTCTTTACGACGGTGACCTGTTCGAGGCCGTGAAGGCCGCCGTGCGCCAACTGCATGGGGCTTACGCGATCGCGGTGTTCTGCAAGGACGAACCGCACCGCGTGGTGGGTGCGCGGGCCGGCTCCCCGTTGATCCTGGGCGTGGGCGCGGATGGCGGCGAAACCTTCCTGGCCAGCGATGCGATGGCCCTGGCCGGCGTGACCGACCAGATCGTCTACCTCGAGGAGGGCGACGTGGTGGACCTGCAGCTGGGCAAGTACTGGGTGGTGGACCGGGCCCACAAGCCCGTGACCCGCCCCGTCAAGACGGTGCTCGCGCACAGCGGGGCGGCGGAGCTGGGCCCTTACCGGCACTACATGCAAAAGGAAATCTTCGAACAACCGCGTGCCACGGCCGACACGCTCGAAGGGGTGGAAGGCATCACCCCCGAGCTGTTTGGCGATGGCGCCTACCGCGTGTTCAAGGAGATTGACTCCGTGCTGATCCTCGCCTGCGGCACCAGCTACTACAGCGGCTGCACCGCCAAGTACTGGCTCGAAGGCATTGCCGGCGTGCCCACGCAGGTGGAGATTGCCAGCGAATACCGCTACCGCCAGTCCGTGCCCAACCCGCGCACCCTGGTGGTCACCATCACCCAGTCGGGCGAAACGGCCGACACCCTGGCGGCGTTGCGCCACGCCCAGGGCCTGGGCATGAAGCACACGCTCACCATCTGCAACGTGGGCACCTCGGCCATGGTCCGCGAGTGCGAGCTGGCCTACATCACGCGCGCGGGCGTCGAGATCGGCGTGGCCTCCACCAAGGCGTTCACCACGCAGCTGGCGGGCCTGTTCCTGCTCACGCTCGCGCTGGCCCAGGTCAAGGGCCGGCTCAGCGAAGACGACGAAGCCGGCCACCTGAAAGCCATGCGCCACCTCCCGGCTGCGTTGCAGGCCGTGCTGGCGCTGGAGCCCCAGATCATCAGCTGGGCCGAGGACTTCGCCGGCAAGCAGAATGCGCTGTTCCTGGGGCGCGGCCTGCACTACCCGATTGCCATGGAAGGTGCGCTCAAGCTCAAGGAGATCACCTACATCCACGCCGAGGCCTATGCCGCGGGCGAACTCAAGCACGGTCCGCTGGCCCTGGTGACCAGCGAAATGCCGGTGGTCACCGTCGCGCCGAACGACACCCTGCTGGAAAAGCTCAAGAGCAACCTGCAGGAAGTGCGCGCCCGCGGCGGCGTGCTGTATGTGCTGGCCGATGCCGACACCCGCATCGAAAGCGGCGAGGGCATGCATGTGATCCGCATGCCCGAGCACTACGGCCCGCTGTCGCCCTTGCTGCACGTGGTGCCGCTGCAGCTGCTGGCCTACCACACCGCCGTGGCGCGCGGCACCGATGTGGACAAGCCGCGCAACCTGGCCAAGAGCGTGACGGTGGAGTGA